From the genome of Halococcus agarilyticus:
CGTACCGCATCAACACCTCGTCGACCCACCCGCCGCCGTAGGCGGCGGTCGCGCCGACCGCGGTGGCGATCACCATCGAGATCAGGGTCGCGATCAACGCCACCTGCATGCTGACCCGCATCCCGAAGATCACTGCCTTCATCACGCCCACACCGTCCTGTGTCGTCCCGAACGGGTACGTCCACGACCCGCCCTCCTGCCAGACCGGGGGCTGGGAGATCGCGCCGAAGTTCGGCTCCGGCGCGTTGATGAACACCGTTCCGATGGTCCCGACGAGGAAGATCCCGATCAGGAAGACGAGACCGAGCACCGCCGCCTTGTTCTTCTTGAACTGCCGCCAGTAGTACGCGGTCAGCCGGCGGTTCCGCGCGAGCGGGACGATGGCGTAGAGAAAGAGGACGAGGAGGGTACCGACGAACAGCCAGTCCACGCCGGTGAGATCCCAGACGTACCCGAAGCCGGCGACCGTCACGTCGATCGTCGCCCGGCTCGGTGGGAGCACGAAGACGTCGTACAGCAAGAGGAGCGCGTACGCTGCGAACGCCCCGTAGGTCACCGCGGCGATCGCGTCGACGTCGCCGATGCCGCTGTCGAGCGTTTCCCAGTCGACGTCCTCGAACCGCTCTCCCTCGCCGTCCGGTGGTGTGTCGACCGCCATCAGCGATCACCGTAGCTGATCCGCGGGTCGAGCACCGTGTACGCGATGTCCTGAAGCAGGTTGCCGATCACGGCGATGAACACCGGGATCAGCGTGGTGCCGAGCACCAGCGCGGTGTCCTGGTTGATGATCGCCTGATAGCTCAAGAATCCGAGGCCCGGGATCCCGAAGACCACCTCGATGAGGTACGACGCCGTCAGGATCAGCCCCAGCAGGTCCCCGACCAGCAGCGTCGAGAGCGGCACCAGGGTCGGCCGGAGGATGTGCCGAGTCAGCATCCGCCAGCCGGTCGCGCCCTTCGCGCGTGCGGTCTTGACGAACTCCGCCTGGACGTACTCCAGCGCCTCCGCCCGGGCGTACCGGGCGTTGCCCGCCAGCGCGGAGGTCATCAACACGACGATCGGCAACACGAGCTGGTGGAGGTTCGCCAGCGAGAACGTCCGGTTGGTGGCGATCTGCGCGTCGAACAGCACCGGAAACCAGTTGAGCTGGACCGAGAACACCAGCAGGAGGACGATCCCGAACCAGAAGTTGGGGATGCTGACCCCGAAGAAGGCCGCGAGCGTGGCGACGTAGTCGCTGCGCTCGTACTGGTGGACCGCCGAGTACAGCCCGATCCCCATCCCGATGATCGTCGAGAGGACGATCGAGGGAGCGCCGTACATCATGGAGTACGGGATCGCCGTGAGGATCGCCTCCGACACCGGCTGTGATCGGGTGTCCGACCAGCCCCAGTCCCCCGACGCGAGGTTGGTGAGGTAGTCGAGATACCGCTCCCAGAGCGGTCCCTGGAGGCCGCGCCGCGCCCGGAACGCTTCGGCCGCCGCCTCGGCGCTCTGCCCGCTCTGTGCCGCCTGGAACTGCACCTGCGCGAGTCCCGCGTTGGGTGCGGCGTCGAGCAGGACGAAGGTGATCGTCAGGATCACGAACGTCACCACGCCCGCCCACGCGACCCGCCGCGCGACGTACCATCCCATTCCCATCGTTGGTCCCGATGATCAGGCCTCGTCGAAGTACCAGATGTTGTCGTCCCACCCGAAGCCGAACGTCTCGTCCGGCCCGACCACGTTCGGCTGGTAGCCGATGATGTCGACGCCCATGTTGGTGAACAGGTTGGCCTGTTCCTTCGAGAGCGCACCGAAGATGCTGGCCAGCGCCTGCTGGCGCGTTTGCTGGTCGGTCGCGGTCGAGGCCCTGCTGTACAGCTCGTTCAGGTTCGCCTCGGGGTAGTAGCCGAAGAAGTTCGTCGAGGTCTCCCGCTGCCAGAACACGTCGGTCGACGTCGGCGTTCGGGGGTAGGTGTTGAAGACGATGCCGTACATCATGTCCCACTGCTCCGGACTCACCGAGTCGGTCCGTTCGCCCGCGTTGAACGGTCCGGCGCTCCAGTCGCCCTCCTCGTCGCCGAAGTTGCCGTTCGTCGGGCTGTTCGTGACGTACTTGTCGAGCAGCGTGTTGAACCGAACGGCGGTGAGCGACACCGCGAACCCGAGCTTCTCGAACTGCTGTTTGAAGTACTTGCAGGTCGTCTCGGTCGTCTGCGACCCCGTCGTGTAGACGAGGGTGAGCGTGACCTGGTTGCCGTTCTCGTTGACGACCTGCCCGCCCTCGTAGGCGTACGGAGTGTCACCGAGCGCGCTCTGGAGTTCGCTCCGGGCTTGCTCCATGCTGAACGTGTCCCCGACGCCGAACTGTTCGACCTGCGAGTCGTCGTAGAAATCGGAGAACTGCGGCTGGAACGTGTGGGCGACGTTGCCGTAGCCGTTGAGGATGTTCTCGAGGATGAGCTGCTTGTCGACGGCGTAGGCGAGCGCCCGGCGGACCGCCGTGCTCCGGAACCCCTCCGCGAAGACGCTGTTGGCCCGTCGGTTGTAGATCAGCTGCGAGCAGAACGGCTGTGGGGCGACGACGACGCTCGTGTCGTCCGATCCCTCGAACTGACTCACTTGCGTCGAGGGGATCGCCGTCGTGGTTATCTCGTTGGCCTGCAGCGCCGAGAGGCGCGTGCTCTGCTCGCCGATGACCCGGTAGGTGTACTGATCGAAGTACGGCGCACCCTGCCACGCCGCGGGGACGTCCGAGGCGTCGCGCATGTAGTAGTCGTCGTTTCGGGTCGCCACGAACGCCGCCTCCCGATCCCAGCGCTCGAAGCTGTACGGCCCGAGGTTCCCGCTGTAGGCGAGCGTGCTGATCTCCTCGTCCTGCTGGAGTCCCTCGAGGTCCTTGTCGGGGACGTACTGTTCGAGGAGCCCCTTCGGCATGCAGAACGCCCCCCACAGGATCGGCTTCAGCGGGAACGCCGGGTCGGGGTTGGGGAGCCGGATCTCGAAGGAGAGTTTGCCGGTCTTCTCGACCGGGATGAACTCGCCCTCGCGCTGCCAGTCACCCCGGTTGGAGTAGGCCGCCCAGTTGTCCTCGGTCTGGTAGACGTTCTTGATCATGTACACCCAGTCCTCGGCGGTCATCTGGCCGTAGTCCCCGCCCCACTGGAGGTTGTCCCGGAGGTTCGCGGTGTAGACCCGGTTGTCGGGCCCCGATTCGAGGTCGAGCCAGAGCGGGAACACCTCGTTTTCGGTCGTGATCGCGTAGGCGCTGTCGAGCGCCAGTCCGATCCGGTTCGACGACGGGACGTCGGAGACCTGGATGAAGTTCAGGGTCTGGGCGTCGGTGCTGGAACCGGCGATGTAGTTCCCGCCGACCGTGCGCTGACCCCCGGACTGTTGGGTCTCTTCCGAGGCGTTCCCGCCCTCGGTCGAGGCGTTCCCACCACCCGAGGTGGCCGTCGCCTCGGTCGTCCCGCCACCGGACGCCTCCGTTCCACCGCCGCCACCGCCGGCGGTGCTCGTCGAATCACCCGAGCCACCGCCGCCGGAACAGCCGGCGAGCGCGGCCGCCGCCCCGCTCACCCCGAGCGTCTGCAAGAACCGTCGACGATTCGGAAATCGGAGGGCTGGCATTCGTTCTCGTCCGTCGTCGTTGCCATCGGTTGGCATGTGTGTGTGAAACGTTGTCTACGGGAAAAGGCCGTCGCTTTCTGCGGCAAACAATTGTTACAAATAATGGGAGTGCACGCCGGGCGCACGAACGCGGACGATGAGACTCGGTCTCGAACGCTTCGGTCAGTGATCGGCCGGTCGTGTCGGATACGCGGAAAAGAGCTTACCCGTCGCCGTGGGGATCGGTGATGACGACCTCTTGATCCTCGACGTCGACGTTGATCAGCGTCTTCACGTCGTACGGGCTGTCGTCGAGTTCGTTGCCGCCGCCGACCTTCTTGATGACCGCGACGACGTCGACGATCTCCGCACCGATCTCCTCCAGCGCGCCGGTGATCCCGCGGAGCGTCCCGCCCGTGGAGAGCACGTCGTCGAGCAGGAGCACCCGATCACCCTCGTCGACGTCGTTGACGTACATCTCGTTCTCGGAGTAGCCCGTGACCTGCGAGAGCGCGACCTCTCCCTCCAGGCCGTACTGGCGCTTGCGGACCACCACGAGCGGGATGTCGGTCATCAGCGAGGTCGCGGTGGAGATGTGAATGCCCATCGCAGCGGGCGTCACGATCTTGTCGACGTCTTCGAGCGCGGCCTTCCGGATGATCTTGATGACGATCTCGCGCAGGAGTTCGGGTTCGAGCATCGGGACGCCGTCGCTGATCGGATGGACGAAGTAGTGATACCCTTCCTTCTCGATGATCGGCGCGTCGAGCAGCGAGTCCCGAAGCTGATTCATGCCGCTGGTACACCGAGTCGTCGGTAAAACTTGACGGTCGTCGGTCGTGAACCGCGCTCGCTCGCCGCCCTCGTCGGCGGCGACGCCTGGCCGCAGCGAGGGATGGGTTTTTGCCGTGCGCTCGTCAACCAGCGATCATATGACCACGACGGCGCGCGAGCGATTTCGGGAGAACGCCACGGGGATCACCTCGACGGTGGTGACGGGGGTCTGGCTCGTCGCCCTGTTCACCGGCCAGTCGTGGTGGCTCGCGGCGCTTCTCTTCGGCTACATCGTCGTCGTCCCGGTCGTCTCGATGCTGTTCGGCGACGACGAGGACTGGGAGGAACACGCCGACGAGGAACGGGCGGACGACGAGCACTGGGAGGACGGCTGGACCGGCGGCGGCTGGACGACCGAGGACTCGTCCGACGAGCCGCCCGAAACCGACAACCGCGACGCCCTCGAAACGCTCCGGAATCGCTACGCACGCGGCGAACTCACGGACGAACAGTTCGAACGGAAAGTCGAGCGACTCCTCGATACCGACTCCCTCGAAGCCGTCGAGGACCAGTATCGCGAGCGCGAGCGGTTGCGGGAGTAGTGTGTTTCACAGACGATCTGATTGCTGCGGGCTGCTCCCGCCACGATGCCGGACACTCACTTTTTTGCTTCGTCGGGGGCGCTCGGTCGCTCACGGATCGCTACGCTCCCCGTTCGCATCGAGGCGCTCACTTTGCTCGCACCTCGCGCCGCTCGCCCACCACTCTTCGTAAAATTTGGACTAAAAACCCCGCTCAACTCCCATTTTTTGCTGCACTCGCTCGTTCGTGGTTCGAGAGACGCGAAGCGTCTTTCGAACGACTTCGCTCACTCAGTCATCCCTCGCGCAGTGTTGCGCGCCGACGGAGCGGCGCGCAGCGCGCGCCACCGCACAGCGAACCGCACGGCTGGCACCACGACTTCCTGAGACCGCCACGTGACCGTTGAGTCGTCGGCTATCCGTTCGCCGTCGAAAAATGAGATTACACCGAGTTGTTCAGTTCACCCGCGAAGGGTGAGGCGAGCAGTCGGATTACGTGGTGCCACTAACGGCAGAGTCGAACGTCTGAAGGACCGCCGAGTTGCCGTTACCGTCGTCCCAGATGACCTTGACGGGTTCTCCGGCTGTCCCCGTCGCAGATGTGGAGTCGCCAGAGACGTAGGCACTTTCCTCACCACTTCCTCCTCCCCACTCAGTTCTGGTTCCATCGCCAATCTGGTAGTACAAATTGCCATTCGTTATCGAATCGCCACTTTCCATGGTTAGCGTCCCATCTTCACTATAACTGAAGCTCGCCTGGGGAGCGCTGCTCTGACTCCCAAAGATGCCGGTGGCGAACGCACCGACGACGGCGGCGAGAATGACGACGACCGCGATCATCAGCACGACGCCGATGACCGGGCTGACTGCACGTGAATCCGACCGGAGTTCGTTGAGTTTCGTTTTCATAGTCTTGGTTTCGCGACCCATCAGCCCCGGACTCGACAGCAATCATCGTCGCCGACTGATTCAGCTATCGTGACTGTCGAGTTCGTTTATGCTGATGCGTTGGCGAGGATTGAGAAGGGGACACCATAATATTTGTCCTTGTCGGTTTCGGTTGCACACGATCACGACGCTATTTCGTCCATTGGAGCCGTGGAATGCTACCGCTCTCCTCTCCCGGTTCCGATACGGCACGAACGACCGGCTGAGAAGGGATTTGAGAACGATTAAGTCCCGTCGTCGGTTGATCGGAAGTGTGTCTCTCGCGACGCTCGCCGCATCCTCGATCACGCCGACGGTCGCCGGAATCGGTGGCAGCGTCGCTCAAACCACTGCGGAACCGACGGCCGCCGTGCTGGTCGCCGCGCTCGGACTGCCCTTCCTCGGCGCGCTGGTCGTGCCACTGCTCTATCGCGCCCTCGGCGAGCGCGTGGCGTACGTCGCGGCGGCGATCGCGCTCGCGTGCTTCGGGCTCGTCGCGAGCCAGTACGGCACGCAGGGAACAGTTACAGTGCCGTGGATCCCGGAACTCGACGTCGCGCTCGTGCTGTATCTCGACGGCCTCTCGCTCCTGATCGCGCTGCTCGCCAGCGGGATCGGTGTGCTGATCTTCACCTACTCCGGGAGCTACATGCACGGCGAGTCCGGCATCGCACGCTACTACGCCACCCTGCTCGCGTTCATGGGCTCGATGCTCGGCGTCGCGCTCGCCTCTGACCTCATCTCGCTGTTCGTCTTCTGGGAGCTCACCAGCATCACCTCCTTCGGGCTGATCGGCCACTACCGCGAGGAGGCGAGCTCGCTCTACGCCGCCCGGAAATCCATGCTCATCACCGTCTCGGGCGGCCTGTTCATGCTCGTCGGCTTCCTCCTCCTCCGATACGTCTCGGGCGAAGCGCTCGCGAGCGCGACCTACACCCTCGTCGGCACGCCCGACTCGATGATCGCGAACGCCGACGCGATGCGCGTCGCCCTCCAGGATGCGGGCCTGTTCCTCCCCGTGCTCGGGCTGATCGCGATCGGCGCAGGTGCGAAGTCCGCCCAGGTCCCGCTCCATCTCTGGCTGCCGAACGCGATGGAGGCCCCGACGCCGGTCTCGGCGTTCCTCCACTCCGCCACGATGGTCAAGGCCGGCGTCTACCTCGTCGGCCGGATGCGCCCCCTCCTCGTCGGCGAGGAGTGGATGCTGCTGTTCGGGACGCTGGGCCTCCTCACGATGACCGTCACCGCGCTGCTCGCCATCGGCGCAAGCGACATCAAGGAGCTCCTCGCGTACTCCACCGCCTCCCACCTCGGACTCATCACCGCGGGCTTCGGCTTCGCCAACCAGCTCGGCGCGGAGACCGGCGTGTTCCACATCCTGAACCACGCGCTGTTCAAGGC
Proteins encoded in this window:
- a CDS encoding ABC transporter permease, whose product is MAVDTPPDGEGERFEDVDWETLDSGIGDVDAIAAVTYGAFAAYALLLLYDVFVLPPSRATIDVTVAGFGYVWDLTGVDWLFVGTLLVLFLYAIVPLARNRRLTAYYWRQFKKNKAAVLGLVFLIGIFLVGTIGTVFINAPEPNFGAISQPPVWQEGGSWTYPFGTTQDGVGVMKAVIFGMRVSMQVALIATLISMVIATAVGATAAYGGGWVDEVLMRYVDIQLTFPTFFLFLILVYLYGGSLFLLIVIFGLTGWGGYARIIRSEALQRNEEAYIKAAKSAGGSTYHVIRRHIVPNVSNSIITAATLNIPFLILAEAGLSFLGLGDPTVYSWGQTIAAGRGELSDAWWISTIPGVFLFLTILSFNFLGDALRDALDPRQETE
- a CDS encoding ABC transporter permease, coding for MGMGWYVARRVAWAGVVTFVILTITFVLLDAAPNAGLAQVQFQAAQSGQSAEAAAEAFRARRGLQGPLWERYLDYLTNLASGDWGWSDTRSQPVSEAILTAIPYSMMYGAPSIVLSTIIGMGIGLYSAVHQYERSDYVATLAAFFGVSIPNFWFGIVLLLVFSVQLNWFPVLFDAQIATNRTFSLANLHQLVLPIVVLMTSALAGNARYARAEALEYVQAEFVKTARAKGATGWRMLTRHILRPTLVPLSTLLVGDLLGLILTASYLIEVVFGIPGLGFLSYQAIINQDTALVLGTTLIPVFIAVIGNLLQDIAYTVLDPRISYGDR
- a CDS encoding ABC transporter substrate-binding protein; translation: MPALRFPNRRRFLQTLGVSGAAAALAGCSGGGGSGDSTSTAGGGGGGTEASGGGTTEATATSGGGNASTEGGNASEETQQSGGQRTVGGNYIAGSSTDAQTLNFIQVSDVPSSNRIGLALDSAYAITTENEVFPLWLDLESGPDNRVYTANLRDNLQWGGDYGQMTAEDWVYMIKNVYQTEDNWAAYSNRGDWQREGEFIPVEKTGKLSFEIRLPNPDPAFPLKPILWGAFCMPKGLLEQYVPDKDLEGLQQDEEISTLAYSGNLGPYSFERWDREAAFVATRNDDYYMRDASDVPAAWQGAPYFDQYTYRVIGEQSTRLSALQANEITTTAIPSTQVSQFEGSDDTSVVVAPQPFCSQLIYNRRANSVFAEGFRSTAVRRALAYAVDKQLILENILNGYGNVAHTFQPQFSDFYDDSQVEQFGVGDTFSMEQARSELQSALGDTPYAYEGGQVVNENGNQVTLTLVYTTGSQTTETTCKYFKQQFEKLGFAVSLTAVRFNTLLDKYVTNSPTNGNFGDEEGDWSAGPFNAGERTDSVSPEQWDMMYGIVFNTYPRTPTSTDVFWQRETSTNFFGYYPEANLNELYSRASTATDQQTRQQALASIFGALSKEQANLFTNMGVDIIGYQPNVVGPDETFGFGWDDNIWYFDEA
- the hpt gene encoding hypoxanthine/guanine phosphoribosyltransferase, yielding MNQLRDSLLDAPIIEKEGYHYFVHPISDGVPMLEPELLREIVIKIIRKAALEDVDKIVTPAAMGIHISTATSLMTDIPLVVVRKRQYGLEGEVALSQVTGYSENEMYVNDVDEGDRVLLLDDVLSTGGTLRGITGALEEIGAEIVDVVAVIKKVGGGNELDDSPYDVKTLINVDVEDQEVVITDPHGDG
- a CDS encoding SHOCT domain-containing protein, translating into MTTTARERFRENATGITSTVVTGVWLVALFTGQSWWLAALLFGYIVVVPVVSMLFGDDEDWEEHADEERADDEHWEDGWTGGGWTTEDSSDEPPETDNRDALETLRNRYARGELTDEQFERKVERLLDTDSLEAVEDQYRERERLRE
- a CDS encoding type IV pilin, with the translated sequence MGRETKTMKTKLNELRSDSRAVSPVIGVVLMIAVVVILAAVVGAFATGIFGSQSSAPQASFSYSEDGTLTMESGDSITNGNLYYQIGDGTRTEWGGGSGEESAYVSGDSTSATGTAGEPVKVIWDDGNGNSAVLQTFDSAVSGTT